The DNA segment ggtattttaaatatatttttttaataagttaatttgtttaactttcactaattttaaaagaagaacaCATGTAAtgcctaatttatgattttattcagttaaataccgacaaggtGGACTATGGCTCCGAAACCGGTTTTGAACCAACgttttttaaggcgaagtttatCTTTTAATGgttataaaaatttcagtatCAGTAAATACGCAACATTATTGCTATACTGCTGTAATTATTACGTAGCTCGAACGGACACATTATATTGATCATTTGCCAGAATCCGCCAGAtcccatacaaccgattattcagttattttattttccggAAGCCTGCCTTTAACTAAAAAGCTAAGAGCACGTAATTTTGAAGAACGGTTCACTATTAACTACATGCTTGACAGTgatagtgaaaataaaataaaagcggGCATCTGTATcacatatattcaatataaccaaaattttccatataataccttccttatacatatatacacaaaagtTTAGATACTTGCCTCAAAGAAGTTGGAAAAAGAGCAAGTACCACTCCTAATAGAGATGATGTTGATACCGCCGCCACTGATAAAAACACAGATGATATAATAAGTGTGGAAAGACCATTTACCGACCAATAGAGCGATATGCCGAGAGAGCCAGATATTAAGAGTCCATAAACTAAAAAGTATGAACGATTATACACAATATCCTTTTACAAATAGTTTAATCACATATGTTTGTACTTAGTAAATTTTTAGCTCCTATAGCTCGCACAGTTATACCAGCAAAACAATATGCTACTAAACCAGACGCCGATACGACTATGTTATTAACATATAGATCTATTGACACGTTTGGTAGCTGCAAATTAAACattatttgataaattaaaacaaattagtaaatagtaattaaaattttacgttAGTACAGGAGTCCTGAAAGTCTCTAATCACTGATGTTTTATTAACACTATACTCTAGAATTGCACATAGATTCGCTGAGCTTGATTCACCGTTATTTAGAGCTTCGTATTCAGCGATCGATGCAAAAAGTTGAGGCAACCACAGTCGAACAGTATTTAAACTGCAAAAGATAAGTCTTTGATTGTTAGCAATTTCAGTCTTACACGACCAAGCATACCCAAGTAAAATACAGAATTGCATCGCATACGCGTGAAGGGAGTGACCTAATAAAGGCTTTGTGAACATAGGCTTAATCTGCTTCATTCCTTCCTTGAAAGCTTGAGAGAATGTTCTGGGCTCACGTTTGTATTTCCGCTTAACTGGTTTGTTTTCTACAGTAAATATAAGCTCATCAACATTCGAGGTACGATTCGGAACTTCCTCAACCAGCTCTTTGACCtaagaatataataaaattatgaaatgtaTAATGACTTTATCAAGGATAATATATACTGGATAAGCATTCCTGCTTGTTCTTTTATTAATGGCATAAATCTTTTGAAATGCTAGGAGGGCCTCAGCATTTCTTCCTTGAGACATTAAAAATTTAGGACTTTCAGGCAACGCAATTAGACCTAATCCACCGATTATACTTGGTAAACCGCATACtgccaaaaatatttgccaCGGATGTACTAAAAGGTAATTggtcaaaataaatattctaaataCGATTTCACAGTAAATATAAtacttattaaataattaaacaatacGAATTCCCAATCTTGTGGAAATATCGCCCAAGCCAATAGTGGCATTATAAGTGTTGCCAAAGACATAACCATCCCATAAACCATAAGAACTCGTGGTCGATGAGCGGAGCCGTGCatttcagttaaatatgttaatagtACTGCACCAGGACCATTCACGCTGTaatgtaaaatgttttttaattggAGACAATTcgcaaaaagtcaaaaatagtCATACATGAAGCCGCCCAAAAATTTGAATGCAACAAGCATTTCAAAATTCTGCGACAAAGAGCTGCAAAGTACGCAAACGGCGTCTATTAAAAAACCGTAAATCAGAACTTTTCTCCTCCCAATTGTGTCTGCGAGATAGCCCCAAATAACAGCCGACGATATCATTCCGGCATATGTAGCTCCATTTAAAATTCCTTTATCAAAAAGTGTCATTTTAAGATCACACTCAGCAATTGGAAGTATATACGACATTGTGGTGGTTTCAAAGCTGGCGGCGCAAGTCGCAAATATACCAACTATAAGCAGCACTAAATTGAATGTCCCGAAACCTGTTAAATTCATGGCTTGCTCGAAGTCGGCTATtccatatttttacattaataataataaacaaaatgatacaattatctttatatttttcattaatacatcatgttatttatattatatgtacatatattagatacATTATTTGATTGATATGATTGGGGAATGGAGTGACTACACTCCACAGtattaaatttagcctcttTGATTGACTTTATTATGCAAcaattttgtactcttgcaacatgctgctacagagtataattgttttattcacctaacggttgtttgcagCTGCTAAAACTAATGGAGTcatatgaatattaaataattttgtccgaTTTTCCCCATTAAGTAACCATAAGAACAATTTTCATAATTCCTCCTGAGAGAGTTTGgtcgacatatgtatattaaatgtaattttcagCCCCAAGATGGCCCACACTACTACGATCATCTGTATCAAACTATTGTTTTGTTTCTTAATTTGAAGCTTAGTTATAGCTCTTTATCTACTTTAGGCACCAGGGCTCACAGGCACTCTCTAAGTTCCATAAGCATAATCCACATATCAAcatgaagttcaaaaatctttatataaggtATATGGGGAACAGGGGACGTTTtctattttcaagaaaaattttaagtaaataaatatgctcTCAGTCCGCATATAGAATTTAGCATTGTAGTTGcagattttttcaacttttccttATAACTTTCTTCGATAAGATTCGTAGTTTTGCCGGAAAACTAGATAAACCGTTTTTAACGCTTAAATATTTAACCACATCCTCTCCTTCCTCTTccagcagtgtctacgccacgTCAACTTTGTTCTAGAATATAATTTTCTCAAGTTTGAATGTTTATTTGCTTGAttcaaaacatcaaaacaatAGACAAATTAAAATGTCAGTCacgatttcaattaaaaacaaagagCTTATTTACGTTGGATATTCTTTTTTGAGTAAAACCTAACACTTCACGGGGCGTCTGCATATAGGACATCAACTCCTGTACATACCCGTACTTAAATTAGTAATTAAAGGTTAAgtaattcaataatttaattgCGATATGTTTAGTTATACCTTTTCGGTTATCACTTGCTGGTGTTGTAGACCCAACATTTTCATCCATTTTGAATATAGAATAATAAACACTCTTTTAACAAATAACACAAGGAACCAATTTagacatatgcatatacatacatatatagctatatTTCGTTGCAGTTTAAATCGCGTTAATTAGTACGAATTAAAAGCccgtggtttttttaatttccttgaTCTCaagtagtttttatataaatacaattcaGAGTTCTCATAAATTTATCTcaatattgcatatatgtatacagaaatTGTACTTCAAATTTTTGTTATGAACTTGCAACTTTCTATCCAGATGGCCAACTACTCGCGTTAACGAACAGAATATGAATGCCTTATTATTTCGAAAGATACATCTGCTAATTAAGAGTCTTAGAAATCTGCCTAAAGATTTATTGCAATCATAGAGCATGTTATCACCTATCTGTATCTTCACATTAATATAAGACTTTGTCGACGTCATAaagatatttagaaaaaatttactaCGCGTAAGGTTATCAGTAATCTTAATACATAttcatgtgcatacatacatatgcctttGAAAATTTGCCCGTAATGGTGTTTCATCACCCATCTAAGTAGACATCTCTGCTCAACTTCTAATCAAAATCCAATTAAAgattttcgacaaaattttcTAAACCTTTGATACATTTTTTATCAGTGGTTGAAAGTCAATAATAAATCGTTCTACAACCATCATGTACCTGTATATCGATCGATAAATAATATATCTTAATGCAATTATGTGTACATAAGTAATGTGTACATAAGTAAACTTTGCACAACCATTTATTACTACAAATGTGTATTTATTAAGGAAATAAACACATAATGTGCTGTACAATGTTTTACCCAAgttgttttataattatattttacttcccgacagtgaaattttattaaaatcatcctcaaataagatatatgtatgtatctgacATAAACTTAATcgaataaactaaatttaatacattGAGTTGACAtacaaaacgtcaaccagaagatCGCAATTGATGATATTACTCATACGAAGTTAAGACCAATTTCTACATCGACTCCATTCAACTTCAGCGCTTAACCATTTATATAATATGGTTATGAGAAAAAcacgcttcttcttctttattggcgtaagcGGTGGTAGCTCGAATACttacagagctggagtgctttcgttCATTTGGACGACATAACCtcgtatatctcacacagctcatcgttccatcgaatgcgatattcgccgtggctaacgcgcaaaggaccataaatctttcggaGAATttctctctcgaaaactcgcaacgtcgactcatcagttgttgtcatcgtccaggcatCTGCATCAAAAAGAGGGTCACTCATCTGAagctttttgtttctttttattgggtgcgttttttacgtggggggtcccaaaccctgcggaggggatgtttcgccttcaaacggatgatCTTAGGTTACCCAGAGGATGCTTGGTccaagaccggaagtcgtgagctgcttgagccatttgtaaaataatcgtttctggccactcccaagtgaatggcgatcagagaactttcctcacttgcgtgaacttctgcacatgactccatgcttactcaatttcattaagataactcacatattgggtACAAAGTCTACCGGAAGTGCGAAAATCCTTCCATTAGGTATATGGGAAATAAGGGaaatattgatccgattcaacttatttttaacgcagagacatactattgtcaggaaaagtATCCTtccaaatttcaataatatatctcacacatttaccgatatttttggtaaaaagtcaGCCATAGGCTCAGGGGTCCCTGTTTCCGGTATTTGGAGGCTTGAATAGTTATGATccgatttcaaaaaattttagaccTGAGATGGTATACTTTAAAGGCAAGAATCAATTAAAAATCGCTGCCAAAACCAACTTCAGTGCTTCAATTACTCTGCAAAACGGTGTGTATGGTTAAAAAGCTTCTATTGGTAAATTTTGATATCTCCTGCAATGGTTTTTCTTCCTGtggaatattaaatattgactGTTACGATCACTTTTTAAAAAGCTTATAAAAGCGCATGTGTCCCTTGTTATTGtgattttttgtactaaattaccgttttatatcttaatttttggcgTAGTTATGACAAGTTGTAAGTTTTCAATTAATGgcttttgtgggcgtggcagtagtccgattatGCTATCTGCGAACTCATCCTTCCTTTTTGACCAAGGAAcacgtgtatcaagtttcatcacgataccACCACGACGGACTGTCAGACAGACACCTATCTCGCATTGATAGAATTGcttcaaaattactttatttattttttttttaaggaaatacACTGTTACACTCTATGCAGTTAGCGTATTGATTTTAAAATGCTATTTTTTCTCCACCATCGAATTGTTCTTTAAAGAAGCTGTTCGATATGGTTCGAGATAAGTTCAGTGACTCCACATTACAGTCATATTTTTTACTGGGCCAAGCAAAAGGCAAAAGTTTGAATCCCATCAGATAACTAACAATTAAGTGTTAAATACAGCTTAAAACAATAGAGCTATTCAGACCGAACTTAATCTGGTAAACACTTGACTGTGAACATACTTGTtgaaacaatataatttttttaaatctattcagaatattttatagcagtgtaaacaagtaaaaacaTTAACTAAAGCTGCACCGGAGCTACTATTATACTTCACAGATACATTGTTCTGTAGCACAAAAGGATATAGAAGGACCCTTATCTTGGTTTTGATCAAACAGATTTgatggcagctacatacatatattactaagAACAAAAAGTAAATGAGACTTTGATCATAAATtagaattattaatttattctgtATATGTGataatggtccgatatgaaCAAATTGTGCAGAGAATATAATGTTGCCTTGGGCAACTATCTttgtcaaattttgttaagataagtaccttctcaaataaaaaagtttcccaaacAAGGtattgagtttgatcggtcagtttatatgaggggctagttcgcatatatacctggatattaaaaatttcgtggGAAACTTAATCTActccgttcagggtataaaaaactaaacttaATGCTTATTTACTTACGCTAATATTTCGTGggtaaatcattaaaaaaagtgCAAGCAGTCCAATTAATGTTTATTCTTACATCTCGAATTGCTACGTACCTTTAAAATATGTGTTAGCAACAAGCAACAAACACGAATTGTGAAATACTTTCTGACCAAAACTAGAtaccatatttatataaagatatactTAAAAGtgcaaatataacaaaattactGATATACCTTTTATCTGAATTCAAGGTGAAAGAAAACAGCATGCCCCTATTATGTGAAACCCTAGTGACACATCAGAAAGcaaataactaatttttattatatatgtacgtcaTATTAGCAAATTTGCAATTTCATTCTAACCATATAAATAACGAAACGAAATATTTCACCCACGTTCAGACACAAAGCCCAAagcacataaaataaatttttaggttTTATGTGTTTCAGTATTtggaatgaaatgaaatgttaCTTTGTGGCAATTcactgaatattttatactcttgcaacttgcaataatCTACGGCCGAGAAATTATGAGATGTGTGTGACATTAACTCAACCGAATTCAGCACTAAAccacataatttaaaaaaagtatatccatttagtttcatttaaatattacaCATTTCGATCAACGTGAAAGGTTTAAATACAGGTGGAAAGACGGAAAACATTTTATGGGGTATATTGGGAGCAGAGAAAAAGGGGTCAGGCCGCATTAATTTTGGCATTGCTTAGGTATACTcgaaaacatattttgaagcaattttatatataaatacccaTAAATTCGGCATAAAACTTGCTAGAATAACGAAAACCATTATAAGCCATATAAGAAGTATATATCAATATGTAATATTGACtcgcttttttatattttaacctAGACTACATATAACCAGCATGGCACTGTCTAATAAAAATGACAGGGTTTCATCAAGGTTCCCCATATACAATCGCCAATCATATGGAGTCAATTTtaccggatgttcgaaaattctggtaTTATTATTTGGAAAGTAGGCTtgattgtagtccgattttgccAATTTTCACACCCTGACATAGGAATGCTAAAATAATGTTATGGTTGAAGTTGGTCGCTTAGGTCcagagatatgtgatttcacttaAAAGAGGGCCCATTGTATAATTTTTACCCCGGCTCTTATTAAGCTGTCTAACAAAATCTCAAAAGTAAAACTTAATGATTTCCTTCATTTCCTTCGGTAAAAGCTTTATCTGGAGTCAATTTTTATCTCACAGGTGCCCCTTTGCTACTGCTATCCTCTGTGCCATTTTACAGTCCTATATCTAAATTATGGTTTTTATTGGTTTTCCTTTAATCAagttttgtgggtgtggcaatAATCCgcaacaaacatacatttatactaAGTTTtattacgatatctcaatttttgctcaaattacaacttgcacggacgggcATCCTTATCATTTATTATGCTACATATAATCCTATAAtcgatatacttgtacatacattcTTGTATATAAATCCATTCATGCATGTTTAGTATATAAATCAGAGCTCTGTGGTAGCGATTTCATTGAAGTGGAGCTTAGTAAACCAACTATACCTTTATAATGTGGGCCGGGTGCTTCGGTACGTTATCCTGCTGGAAAAGCCAACCCTTACAAAGGTTCAGGTTAACCACGGTTGCCCTTCTCCACAAACACTATGTCACCGCCATGCTTGACAGTATAAATGGGGTTTTTGGTACGCATTGATGTATTAGATATTTTACAAATGtttccaaaaatgttgtatttgtATTCGGATGTGAATAAAACTGGTAAATTGAATTCAAAGTATTTATCTTGTGGGCGAATTCCAAACGAAGCCCTCGGTTCTTTTCACTGATAAGGGGTTTCCTGTGTAGAGTTCTTCTATGTAATCCGTTGTCTTTTAAAGTCGTggctaataccatgttcagaacGACACTTGATCACAAGATTTCAGCTACTGAGTAGTTTATCCCAtcaatcttataaatttaacaaGATTTCTCCTAGGTGATTTGAGTCTAATCTACGCGAACACtttctgtgcgactctgatttagcACCATCTAGTTttcagcattggaaatctacTACATTATCACAACTTATTTAGATACTAcagagagaaaaaaatgtaaatgttgTAATATATTTGGCACTACTGTATTAAAGAtagctacatatacataatatttttgtcATAACTGTATTTGAAACTGAACAACTCTTTCAGTTATATTCATGGATTTCTTGTGTACCATTTATATGATTCGCAATTAATGTTCTGGAAAGAAGACGTGTTGTGTTTCAGTTCCTCTAAACCGGCTGCGAATTAAGTTATTACTTTAAacagtaaacaaacaaatgaattaATGAATGTGAACtcacctgaaaatcgacttcccaaataaaaaataccttcattatttccattatatgtatgtaccatccattttcttttaataaatattaagcacTGTGAATTCGTGAATGGCAAAAACATCTGTTTTATCATCTGACCAACGGCAGTGAATTAGTGAGTAGTGTAATCTAATCACTTAAAAGTTTCCGTCGACCAGTCCGCAGTTTGCTTTCAacagttttgttttttctcaaGTGGTTTAAACTGTTGATTTAGGTAAATATTGCAGATTCGATGTTTCACCAAATGATGTATTCTccattttatacttttcaacCAGGTTTCGCACATTATAACGTACATACCGTGCGCAgacttttgtaaatttgtttttttgtttagttttttatgagcactttgttatatttgtattggaatacatttttttagtttcctaATAAAATTGTAACTTTTCCCTATTATTTCTACACTCAGCAAGACATCGTACGTAGACTTTCGTCGCCGACTgtagtatataataaattatcaaTACGACGAGGCGTGTTGAAATCCGTGTGTCTGtctctccgtccgtccgtctatgCATCTGTATTGAGATGAAACCAGAAGAAGGTTGATATTGCAGATGGGCGGAACCGTATTTTTGTCGCGCCACAAATTGGACTTgatcgaaaacatataaagtgccatatcTAAGCTCCATCATACTATATTAGACTGTTATTTGGCACAatgaatcgcattagggagagcTATCTGCAGTTTCAGACATTTTGAAACagatttaatttacatacaagtatgtatccCTCAAAACGTG comes from the Bactrocera neohumeralis isolate Rockhampton chromosome 2, APGP_CSIRO_Bneo_wtdbg2-racon-allhic-juicebox.fasta_v2, whole genome shotgun sequence genome and includes:
- the LOC126763756 gene encoding synaptic vesicle glycoprotein 2B-like; the encoded protein is MDENVGSTTPASDNRKADFEQAMNLTGFGTFNLVLLIVGIFATCAASFETTTMSYILPIAECDLKMTLFDKGILNGATYAGMISSAVIWGYLADTIGRRKVLIYGFLIDAVCVLCSSLSQNFEMLVAFKFLGGFIVNGPGAVLLTYLTEMHGSAHRPRVLMVYGMVMSLATLIMPLLAWAIFPQDWEFVLFNYLIIHPWQIFLAVCGLPSIIGGLGLIALPESPKFLMSQGRNAEALLAFQKIYAINKRTSRNAYPVKELVEEVPNRTSNVDELIFTVENKPVKRKYKREPRTFSQAFKEGMKQIKPMFTKPLLGHSLHAYAMQFCILLGLNTVRLWLPQLFASIAEYEALNNGESSSANLCAILEYSVNKTSVIRDFQDSCTNLPNVSIDLYVNNIVVSASGLVAYCFAGITVRAIGAKNLLIYGLLISGSLGISLYWSVNGLSTLIISSVFLSVAAVSTSSLLGVVLALFPTSLRSLVVAIAMMFGRLGALAGNMLFPVFMEMGCIQPFLMIGGVLLVAGALSFILPDTKEMSLK